The proteins below come from a single Pieris brassicae chromosome 1, ilPieBrab1.1, whole genome shotgun sequence genomic window:
- the LOC123711414 gene encoding adenosine 3'-phospho 5'-phosphosulfate transporter 1: protein MRSKIQIGLVLSCSIAVIWLLGQLYHQLLGLYEQNGILAQSEYSWVFRLLLNCVGYSTVLLPAFFLYKYLQQINYFEKISNSTWVSRALHTLYAEQNERIPDTIKPKEDEKREILEMIICFSGLMGSYLIWGLLQEKIMTQEYVWKDGFVSRFNDSQFLVLINRVSAFALAFGRLRWTGEPVFAAPLYKFSYCSLTNIVSAWCQYEALKYVSFPTQVLSKSCKVIPVMVMGKIVSRAHYQTYEYITALLISAGMALFLFSTHENTHASAAMGVSGVCLLALYMACDSFTSSWQAALFQRYTLKPLQMMCAVTLCSCALAAASAPLRPATLTLLRHPMFVVDCLLLSASSALGQVLIYRTIARFGAVVFTIVMTLRQAVSILISCAVYGHPVSLVGAGGVLVVFLAVFIRIHCRRRARKHMHKPV from the exons GTTGGTGTTATCATGCTCCATAGCTGTAATTTGGCTCTTAGGGCAGCTCTACCACCAGCTACTGGGTTTATATGAGCAGAATGGTATTCTTGCACAGTCAGAGTACTCTTG GGTCTTCCGCTTATTGTTAAACTGTGTAGGTTACTCAACAGTGTTATTACCTGCATTTTTCCTATACAAGTATCTTCAGCAAATCaactattttgaaaaaatat caaACAGTACCTGGGTATCTCGAGCACTTCACACATTGTATGCAGAACAAAATGAGCGAATCCCAGACACAATAAAACCAAAGGAGGATGAAAAGAGGGAGATACTGGAgatgataatttgttttagcGGCCTTATGGGTTCCTACCTTATCTGGGGCCTCTTACAGGAAAAGATTATGACACAG gAATATGTTTGGAAGGATGGGTTTGTGTCCCGCTTTAACGATTCCCAATTCTTGGTGCTGATAAATCGGGTATCAGCATTCGCATTGGCGTTTGGTCGTTTGCGTTGGACTGGGGAACCAGTATTTGCAGCACCATTGTATAAGTTTTCATATTGCTCGCTCACAAACATTGTCAGTGCCTGGTGTCAGTACGAGGCGCTAAAGTATGTCAGCTTTCCAACAcag GTGCTGTCGAAATCCTGTAAAGTGATCCCAGTAATGGTGATGGGGAAAATAGTCTCTCGTGCACACTATCAGACCTACGAATATATTACAGCTCTTCTAATCTCCGCTGGAATGGCGTTGTTCCTATTCAGTACACATGAAAACACACATG CGTCAGCAGCCATGGGTGTTTCGGGGGTTTGCCTTCTAGCATTATACATGGCATGTGACAGTTTCACCTCGTCATGGCAGGCCGCTCTATTTCAACGCTATACGCTCAAACCGCTACAAATGATGTGTGCTGTAACACTTTGTTCGTGCGCTCTCGCCGCTGCTTCCGCTCCTCTACGCCCGGCTACGCTCACGCTGCTACGGCATCCGATGTTTGTAGTGGATTGCTTGTTGCTCTCGGCCAGTTCAGCGTTGGGCCAAGTGTTGATATATAGGACGATAGCCCGTTTCGGTGCTGTTGTCTTTACGATCGTCATGACGCTTAGACAg gcGGTGTCGATACTAATATCGTGTGCTGTGTACGGTCACCCCGTATCATTGGTGGGGGCTGGTGGAGTTTTAGTAGTGTTTCTTGCTGTCTTCATACGTATACATTGCAGACGAAGAGCACGCAAACACATGCACAAACCCGTCTAA